In Nonomuraea sp. NBC_00507, the following are encoded in one genomic region:
- a CDS encoding ABC transporter permease: MTTDRLRQSATTDRLRQSATTDRLRQSATTDLFRRWETLILALLVGVVVWASLGVDGFANGSNVSFLLLDTTEIALMALTMTLVIVAAEIDLSVASTLGLSCAVLGWLWNSGLPIEAIMPICLLVGALCGAFNGLLVTRLGLPSLAVTIGTFALFRGLAYVMLGDQAVADLPPAYTSLATASIGPIPLMTVLVALLAAVAAVVLHATGLGRSIFALGSNEEAAYFSGIRVKRIKFWLFVASGVMASLASLVYTFRYASARADNGVGLELAVVAAVLLGGVSIFGGRGSLPGVLMAVLLLGVVRNALILADVANEVLNFVTGLLLVASVLAPNLGAVWRRRTSPQMEGKSP, translated from the coding sequence ATGACCACTGACCGGCTCCGCCAGTCGGCGACCACTGACCGGCTCCGCCAGTCGGCGACCACTGACCGGCTCCGCCAGTCGGCGACCACTGATCTGTTCCGCCGGTGGGAGACGCTGATCCTCGCCTTGCTCGTCGGCGTCGTCGTCTGGGCGTCGCTGGGCGTGGACGGGTTCGCCAACGGCTCCAACGTCTCGTTCCTGCTGCTCGACACTACTGAGATCGCCCTCATGGCCCTGACCATGACTCTGGTCATCGTGGCCGCCGAGATCGACCTGTCCGTGGCCTCCACGCTCGGCCTGTCCTGCGCCGTGCTCGGCTGGCTGTGGAACTCCGGGCTGCCGATCGAGGCGATCATGCCGATCTGCCTGCTGGTCGGCGCCCTGTGCGGCGCGTTCAACGGCCTGCTGGTCACCCGCCTCGGTCTCCCCTCCCTGGCGGTGACGATCGGGACATTCGCCCTGTTCCGGGGTCTGGCGTACGTGATGCTGGGCGACCAGGCGGTGGCCGACCTGCCGCCGGCCTACACGAGCCTGGCGACGGCCTCGATCGGCCCGATCCCGCTGATGACGGTGCTGGTGGCGCTGCTGGCGGCGGTGGCCGCCGTGGTGCTGCACGCGACGGGCCTCGGCCGGTCGATCTTCGCGCTCGGCTCGAACGAGGAGGCGGCGTACTTCTCCGGCATTCGGGTCAAGCGCATCAAGTTCTGGTTGTTCGTGGCCTCCGGGGTCATGGCCTCGCTCGCCTCGCTGGTCTACACGTTCCGGTACGCCAGCGCGCGTGCCGACAACGGCGTCGGTCTGGAACTGGCCGTCGTGGCCGCCGTGCTGCTGGGTGGAGTGTCGATCTTCGGCGGCCGCGGCTCACTGCCCGGCGTCCTCATGGCGGTCCTGCTCCTCGGCGTCGTCCGCAACGCGCTGATCCTGGCGGACGTGGCCAACGAGGTGCTCAATTTCGTGACGGGCCTGCTCCTCGTCGCGTCCGTGCTGGCGCCTAACTTGGGGGCGGTCTGGCGACGGCGCACATCACCACAAATGGAAGGGAAGTCCCCAT